The DNA window GCAACTACAGCGCGTCGGTGGCCTCGCCGTGGCTGTGGAACGCGACGAAGAAGGTGTTCCTGTCCACGGAGGATGAGGAGTCGCTCGGGGCGAAGGCGCAGTACGTCGCGGACCGGGGGATTGGCGGCATCATGATCTGGGAGCTTGCGGGTGACTACGCCTTCGACCAGAGCCGCGCGAACGGGCAGGGCGAGTACTACATCGGGTACACGCTGACGCGGCTGCTGTACGAGAAGTTCAAGACGGCGTCGCCGTACAAGAACCTGCGGGCGAACCAGGCGATGCCGGTGGCGGCGGACACGCTGGATGTCGCGGTGGAGCTGGAGGGCTTCGCGGTGGGCGACTCGAACTACCCCATCTCTCCGACGCTGAAGCTGACGAACAACTCCGGGCAGGCGATTCCGGGTGGGGCGCTGTTGCAGTTCGATTACGGAACGTCGGCGCCGGCCACGCTGGCGCAGCAGTCCGGGTGGACGCTGAGCACGGTGCGCAGCGAGCACTCGGGGTCGAACTCGGGCGGCTTCAAGGGTGACTTCCACCGCGTGCAGCTCACGGTGCCCTCGTGGCAGAGCATCCCGAATGGGAGCTCCGTCACGGTGAAGCTCACGTACCAGCTCCCCATCGCCAGCCTCTCCAACTACACGCTGTCGTTCGGAGGGAAGACGTACGGCTTGAAGCAGAACTACGGGCGCTGATGCCCGGGTGACGAACCTGGCCCGGGTCTTCCTCCGTGGAGGGCCCGGGCCGGGCGTGATGCCGGCGCTATTGCGCCACCACGAGCGAGATGGCGAGCAGCGGCAGCAGGCCCTGGACCAGGCTGGCCGTCAGGAAGCGGCGGTTGGTGGACACGAGGACCAGCGCCGCCAGCACCATGCACGCGCAGCCGAAGACCACGGCCGCCACGCCCGAGGCCGCCGAGCCGGTGTTCACCAGGGCGATTCCCACGAGCACGCCCAGCGCGAGGAACAGGTTGTAGAAGCCCTGGTTGAGCGCCATGGGCTTCACGACGTCCGCCTCCGCCTGCGACTTCAGCCCGAAGCGCCGCCACACCTTCGGCTGAGAAAAGATGATGCTCTCCATCACGAAGAACAACACGTGGAGGAGCGCTGCGACGACGGCGAAGCCCTGCGCCAATGGCGACATGGTGATTGCTCTCCGGGTTTCCGTTATTCTGGACCAGTCAGTTCGGAATCCATATTGAATCGTTCGGTCCAGAATAGTCAAGGAGGGTGGCGTGGCGCGGACGCGTGCGTTCGATGAGACAGAGGTGGTGCGCAAGGCGCTGGGGGTGTTCTGGGCCCGGGGCTACGAGGCCACGTCGTTGGCGGACCTGGAGGAAGCGACGGGATTGAATCGCTCCAGCCTGTACCAGGCGTTCGAGAACAAGCGGGTGTTGTTCTCGCGGGCGGTGGCGCTGTACCTCCAGGAGGTGATTTCGCCCCGGCTGGCCGTCTTCTCCCAGGGCCCCGCGGGGTTGGGGCAGGTGACGACGTACTTCGAGTCGCTCGCGACGACGATGGCCACCGCGCCGTCCGCCCTGACGCGCCGGGGATGCCTGCTCGTCAACACGGCCACGGAGCTGGGCGCGCATGATGTGGAGGCGCATCGCGCCGTGGAGGACTACCGGGCGCTCCTGCACGGGCACCTGACGAAGTCCCTGGAGGCGGCGGCGCGGGCGGGTGTCCTGCCGAAGAAGACGGTGGCTCGCCGCGTGGAGCTGCTGGTGGGGTCCGTCATCGGGGTCCTCGTCACCGCGCGGTTGGACCCGTCCGCCGCCGCGAAGCTCGCACGCTCGGCGGCGAACGAGGTCGAGTCCTGGGGGGAGGCGTAGCGAGGACTCGAAGGGTCGTGTGGCGACTCAGAAGGCGCGATGCCGGTCCCCCGCGTGTCTGGCTCGGACCTGGGGGGTGTGCGACAGTGGCCATCCCCCTCTGGACGATGCACCTGATGAACAAACTCTCCGCAGCGATGGCTGGACTGATGCTGGTGCTGGCCGCTTGCAAGACGACTGGCTCCGCGCCCGCCCGCGATATCCCCACGGCCATGGACCAGGCCGCGACAACCCTGCTGCGGTCAAAGCTGCTGCACGCGACCTCCATCGCAGTGGTCTATCGCGGCGAGGAGTTCATCCTCCATCGGGGTGAGCTGGAGACCGGCAAGTCCAATCCGCCCGACGACACGACGCTTTATGAAATCGGGTCGGTCAGCAAGACCTTCGCGGGCCTGCTGTTGGCAAACGCTGTCCTCGAAGGCAAGGCGACCCTCGAAGACCCGATACAAAAGTATCTGCCGTCCGCCTATCCGAACCTGCAATCGGACGGCGAGCCCATCCGCCTGCGCCATCTGGTCACCCACACCAGCGGCATGCCGGGGATGCTGCCGTTGCAAGTGAATGAGGTGTTGAAGGACTTCACCGCGCATGCCACGCCGGCAAAGCTCAATGCCGCCTATGAAGGCTACGGGCAGTCGCGGTTCTGGCAGGACCTGCACACCGTCAGCATCAAGGGCCCGCTCGGCAAGGACTATGCTTATTCGAGCGCCGGCACCGAACTGGTCGCGCACACCCTCGAGAAGCTCCACGGGGCTCCCTACGAATCGTTGCTCGCGGAGTTCCTGGCGCGGGAAGCCGGCATGCACGACACGTGGCTGCGCCTGCGTGCCCAGGACGCCAGTCGTCTGGCGCCTGGCTACCACAGCGACAATCCGGTCGGCACCACGCCGATGCCATTGCTGCCTTGGGGGGCGGCCGGAGCCTTGAAGGCGACGATGCCGGAGATGGTCAAGTACCTGCGCTTGCAGTTGAGCGACCATCCCGCGGTGACCGAGTCGCACAAGCCGCTGGTGCGCTTCGCGGAAGACTTCAGCATTGGCTACTTCTGGAACATCGGCCAGAGCCGCCAACTGGGCACTCATTACGTGCATCACGGCGGCGTGCCGCGCGCGCAATGCTATCTCTACATCGTGCCGAAGTATCAGTTGGGGGTGTTCATCATCACCAACCAGAGCGGCGATGCGACGGCCAACGCCATGGAAGGCGCGCTGGCGCCGCTCTTCGACAGGGTCGAAGCCCTGGAGGGGCGCTAGCTCATCGATGAGCGGACTCCCCGATGTTCCAAGGAGTCCGCTCGAACATCACGCGAGGTCTACGGCGTGCTGGAGCAGAGGAACGTGCTGCTCCGCGTCTGAGCTCGGCCGAGGGCGTCGGTGACGGTGACGGTCGCGGTGGTCATGACGCCGGGGGTGCAGATGCCGTACGACTGGTCGGGGTTGTTCACGTACTGGGAATAGACGCCCGCCGGAGCGACCATCGTCCACGCGCCCGTGAACGGCGCCAGGCCCCCCGCCTTCGTGACGCTGCATTGGAAGAGATTGCTCTGGGTGCTCGTGCACGACACCGCGATGGCGTCGAACCTGGAGGCGGAGACCGCCGCGTGCGCATCCAGCGTCTTGGGCGGGCAGACCGGCCCGACGCACGGGATGACCCAGCGCGCCGTCGAGGTGAGGAGGGTCTTGATCTGCGCGGGCGTGAGCGAGGCGTTGCGCGAGCGCATCAGGCCGATGGTGCCGGACACGTGCGGCGCCGCCATGGACGTCCCCGCCCAGTGGCGATTGCAGTGCACACCCTGGCTCGTGGTCCACGATGACACGATGCCGTGCGTGCCGATGCCGCGCATCTCCTCCGGGTCCGTGCAGCCGATGAGCGCGCCGAACCCCGC is part of the Myxococcus landrumus genome and encodes:
- a CDS encoding DUF1304 domain-containing protein, with the protein product MSPLAQGFAVVAALLHVLFFVMESIIFSQPKVWRRFGLKSQAEADVVKPMALNQGFYNLFLALGVLVGIALVNTGSAASGVAAVVFGCACMVLAALVLVSTNRRFLTASLVQGLLPLLAISLVVAQ
- a CDS encoding TetR/AcrR family transcriptional regulator, whose protein sequence is MARTRAFDETEVVRKALGVFWARGYEATSLADLEEATGLNRSSLYQAFENKRVLFSRAVALYLQEVISPRLAVFSQGPAGLGQVTTYFESLATTMATAPSALTRRGCLLVNTATELGAHDVEAHRAVEDYRALLHGHLTKSLEAAARAGVLPKKTVARRVELLVGSVIGVLVTARLDPSAAAKLARSAANEVESWGEA
- a CDS encoding serine hydrolase domain-containing protein, which encodes MNKLSAAMAGLMLVLAACKTTGSAPARDIPTAMDQAATTLLRSKLLHATSIAVVYRGEEFILHRGELETGKSNPPDDTTLYEIGSVSKTFAGLLLANAVLEGKATLEDPIQKYLPSAYPNLQSDGEPIRLRHLVTHTSGMPGMLPLQVNEVLKDFTAHATPAKLNAAYEGYGQSRFWQDLHTVSIKGPLGKDYAYSSAGTELVAHTLEKLHGAPYESLLAEFLAREAGMHDTWLRLRAQDASRLAPGYHSDNPVGTTPMPLLPWGAAGALKATMPEMVKYLRLQLSDHPAVTESHKPLVRFAEDFSIGYFWNIGQSRQLGTHYVHHGGVPRAQCYLYIVPKYQLGVFIITNQSGDATANAMEGALAPLFDRVEALEGR